The DNA sequence CCTGCCTCTATCACCCTGTTCAATGAAGCCCTGCAAGATGCCCGCACCGTGGTGTGGAACGGCCCCATGGGCGCTTTTGAGATCGAGGCCTTCAGCCGGGGAACGCTGGCCATGGTGCATAACGTCGCCAACTCCTTCGCCCTGACCATCGTCGGCGGGGGTGACACCGATGTAGCTATTCACAAGGCCGGAGAAGTCAACAAATTCTCCTATATTTCTACCGGCGGCGGGGCCTTCCTGGAACTGTTAGAAGGCAAGAAACTGCCAGGTATTCTGGCCTTAGAGGAATGGCATAAAAAGCATCAAAGCGCTTGAGGAAACCGATGACTGAGATGCGAAGACCGCTCATAGCGGGTAACTGGAAGATGCACCTGACCCTGGCCGAATCCGCGGCTCTGGCGCGAACGGTGCGCACCGACCTGAAAGAAACGGCAGTTGCCGAAGTGGTGCTGGCACCGCCTTTTACCGCCCTGTCCGTTGTTGCTCAAGAACTGGCGGGTTCTCCAGTTCAGTTGGCAGCCCAAGACGTCTTCTGGGAACTACAGGGGGCCTACACCGGGGCTATCTCGCCCAGGATGCTGCAGGACGTGGGCTGCCGTTATGTTATCATCGGGCATTCGGAACGACGACAATATTTTGGCGAAACCGATGCTACCGTGAACCGTAAAATTAAGGCTGTTTTAACCGTCGGTCTTCAGCCTATGATGTGCATCGGCGAGACCCTGGCCCAACGAGAGGCTGAAGAGACTCTGGCAGTCATAACTTCCCAATTGACGGGAGGGTTGGCTGATCTGCTCCCGGAAGAGATAAACCGGTTGGTGATTGCCTACGAACCGGTTTGGGCCATTGGGACCGGACGCACCGCCACCCCCGAACAGGCCCAGGAGGTCCATAGCTTTATCCGGCAACTGCTGGCGAAACAAGTGAGGCCGGACATCGCCTATGGGTTACGCCTCCTCTACGGCGGCAGCGTCACCCCTGATAATATCAAGGTGTTGGCCCAAGCGCCGGATATCGACGGCGCCCTGGTGGGAGGAGCCTCGCTCAAAGCCGACTCATTTCTCAAGATCGCCGCCTTGGGAAATTAATCTTTCCGCAAGGAAGCAGGATATTCTCTGCTCCTGGTTTGGAAATGAGCGGCCGGATTATGAATCTGCAGACGTGGGTTGCTTTTTTCCATTCGATGAAGTATACTAGTAAAGTTATGACAAATATCATTGTTATCGTGCATATTATCGTCTGCCTGGCCCTGATTTTCATTGTCCTGCTGCAGACCGGCAAGGGCGCCGGTATCGGGGCGGCCTTTGGCGGCGCCAGCCAGACTTTTTTCGGCAGCTCCGGGGCAACGCCTTTTCTAGCCAAGTTGACGGCGGCAGCCGCTATTTTGTTCATGGTGACATCGCTGGCGTTGACCTTTATCGGTCATCAGGGTGGAGCTTCGGTGATGAAGGGGGCAGGGGTGCAACCGGCCGCGCCAACAGCGCCAGCCCCAACTCAGCCGGCTCCGCCTGGAAAATAAAATTCTATGCCGAAGTGGTGGAACTTGGTAGACACGCCATCTTGAGGGGGTGGTGGGGAGACCCGTGCGGGTTCAAATCCCGCCTTCGGCACCAAGTTATTATATTAGGCGTAATTCCAATGAGTTACGCCTTTCCTTTTGGCCGCTGGCCTCAATCCGCCCACATTTCCGCCCGTGGGCAGGGGCACCAGATAGTTGCGTTTGACATACCCCACCAGGCCCTTCCACCCCGCCCTTCTCATGCCCGCTGGCGGGATTACAGATTCCAACCGCAACCGGTCAAAAATCCGTTTCGCCGTATGGCGCTGTTTTTGGGCTTTCTTTATCAGCCTCTAACCGTTGATCGATAATCTGCAGATATGGCCCCAGGACTCGATAGGGTTGCTGGGCGCCGCCGCCAACCCCGGCCAGCCCTTTCTCGATCTCGTCAATGAACAGCAAACAGGGCGCCATGGCATCCACCGCCTTCAGGACTTTCGGCATCTTGGCTTCACTCTCGCCCACCAGGGAGCCGAAGACCCGACCCATGTCGAGGGACAGAACCGGCCAGCCGACTTCGTTTCCCAATGCCTTGGTGAAATAACTTTTGCCTGTCCTTGGGACTCCCAGGAGCAGGATTCCCCTGAAAGGCAACCCTGGTCACCGGTTCTTAAACCGGTTCAGCGTCCACTCCTTCAAGTTCTCCAGGCCGCCCAGAGTGGCGAAAGTCTCAGTGAATTGGGAGAACTGCAAGGCCGCCGATTTTTCCACCATCTGAGCCTTCAGGGTGCAATCTGTTATCACTTATGAGATCAGCTTATCAGCTTGAGCACTTGATCGGCAAACAGGGCGATGACACCAAACATCAGATGGAGCCTGACTTAGGAGCGGGGAGAAAACGCAATCCCCAACCACGTCAAGGCCCTGTTCGCCGTCCACGCCCAAATGGTGCAATTCCTGGCGGACAGCATGATCTCCGGCCTCAAGGTGGAAGGCATGGCCAAAAAGCTCGGCATCCCCCGTTTCACCCTGGCGGAAGCGGAGCGCCTGGCGGCCCAAAAGATGGAAGCCAAAGCATCTAGGAAACGGAAAAGAGCAAAATAATTAGGGGGTTGTGGCGCACCAGTCGCGGCCTTTCATTTGCAGCAAAAGGTGGTAAACGTAATGTCTAAGCACAATGGCAGGAAAAGGGAAAGCGCGGCGTTTTATAAAAAACATCACCAGCAGAAGCCCCAGCTATTATCCCCCAGCTTCAATCGTCAACTCATCGTGCAACTCTATCTGGCGGGTGAACACCCGGACGCCATCGCCGTTTCCATGGCGGAACCGGCGGTTACCGTCATAAGAGTTATCTACGAGACATTCTGGCAGAAAGACGGGCGGATGGAATTGCGGGATGATGAACTGCTCTCCATGCCCGTCGGAGATTTTGCGGCCAGCGAGCGGCTGAAGAGTTGCCTATTGGGGGCCAAACCGAAGAGCTTCAGGGACGTGGTGGACGGCGGCTTGGCGAAGCTGGCGGAACTGCCCCAAGAATCCTACGATCTTCGAAGAACTTTTCGAGTTGATGAAAAAGGCCGGGTTCTACCCCACCAAACGGAACCTCAAACAAATCCCGCCGGAGCGCCTCCCCCACCGCATCTTGCAGGAAGCTATTTGATGGCGGTTAAAGATAGGGGGCATTCACAGAGACCTGCGTGGGCTGTTTTGCAGAGGAAAACAAACATCGAAATGGTTAACCCTTCTGAAGACGTGAATTTTTTCCGACGGGGTGCCAAGGGGTTTGGGTAAAAATTGCTATTGATGTCTTTTTTTGCTAACATATATATGTGGAAGGGCTATCTGGAAATATAAGAACTTTATCTCTAATGGTACGGTCAGCATATGATAACTGATCAAATAGTAATACAAGGGTTGAGCATCGTTTTATTAGGGGATTTTAATCCGAAAATTTTTCAACCGGCATGGTTTGCCCAGGAGAATCTTATCAGAGCCCCTGAAGCCGAGGCTGCCGACATTAAAATTATTAACCCAGAAATAGTAATTTTTGAATTGGAGTGGCTTGAACTTCAAGTTACCCGTGATAGATGTCTATTTGGAACTACTCAAGAAGCTTACTATGAGGTCGTTCGCGATTTATGTTTAGGTACTTTCAAGTTATTAAGACATACCCCTATACAAAAGATGGGGATTAATAGAAATTATCATTTTAGAATGAATTCAGTGGAAGAATGGCACGCTTTTGGGCACAAAGTTGCCCCTAAAGAGCTTTGGATTAGCGTATTAAAAACCCCAGGCTTAGCAAGTTTGACAATTCAAGGAATGAGAGAAGATGACTTAAAAGGATACATCCGGGTGAAAGTTGAACCTTCTAAAAGGGCACATCCGGGAATTTATATCCAAGTTAATGACCATTATGAAGTAGAAGAAGCTTCAACTTCAATAGGATGTGAAAAAATTATCAATATTATCGAATCATTATGGAATAAATCCAAAGAAAAAGCTGAATTAATAATCAACAATATCTTGAATTGGAAATAATTATGCACATTTATAAATCTAATTTGGAGCAAAGTGAAGATGAGAACGGATTAGATTCACCAATTATATTGGTTACTGATCCAAGTGCATTGTTAGATACTAGAGGAATACGTTCTTGTTTTAAAAATCCAGAAGAGGAATCTCAAATCGATAAGATTGATGAGAACTTTGACAGGCTGGCGGAACAAACTGTAAATATTGGAGAATTTTCTTCACCCATTATTAAATTTCCTTCGATTTCTCATCGACGCAATCATATGGTTTCCTTGCAGAAGTGGCAAGGATATGTACTCATAGTTACAGATAATTCTCTCCTTGTTAGGCTGGTCGATCTATCTAAAAATGGGGGAGATGAAGAGGCTGAAATTCCTATTGAAGAAATTTCAGATGATGATAAAGACCTTATTAGGCCAGGGGCTATTTTTTATTGGAGTATTGGATACTTAGATAGTTATAGTGGACAACGTTCGCGGGTGTCTGTTATAAGATTTCAGAGGTTACCATCATGGAGTAAAGAGGAGATAGATGCGGCTAAACGAGAAGCAGAACATCTCCAGGAAGCAATTACCTGGAAATAATGACTATCTAGCTCCTGAGCAAGATGAGATAGAGGTTTCTCTTTTTGGCCCTGGTTATGGAGAAAGCGTACTATTACACATCGGCTATAATCAATGGGTCATAGTAGATTCATGCATTGAGCCTGTCTCTGAGTTCCCTGCCCCTATTTCTTATCTTCGTAGAATCAATGTAGACCCCGCAATTGCCGTCAAGCAGATTATCGCTACTCATTGGCATGATGATCATGTCCGCGGATTAGCCGAAGCATTCAAAGAGTGCAAATCTGCTGAATTTGTGTGTTCTGTAGCCCAAACAACCAAAGAATTTTTCACCCTTGTTGCTGTATATGGTGCTCGCTCAATGATCGAAAGTACAGGGGTTAAGGAATTTTCTGAGATTTTGGAAATTTTGAGGAATAGGGGGACCAAAAACAAATTTATCTCACCTAAATTTGCGGTTGAAGGCAGATGCCTTTGGCAACGCAATACTAAGCCCGGAGATCAAAGTCAGCCGTGCGCTATATATGCTTTATCGCCTTCAGATGCTTCAGTGCTACTTGCTCAAATCGGGCTTTCTAAACTTATTCCACAAGTAGGTGAGACAAAAAAGAGAGTTCCATCTTTGGGACCAAATCATTCATCAGTAGTATTATTAGTGACGATTGGCCAAGACTCAATTCTATTAGGGGCAGACCTTGAGGAAACAGGAAATTCAAATACAGGTTGGATGGCGATAATAAATTCCGGGACCCGCCCAAAGGAGAAAGCATCTTTTTTTAAAATTCCACACCACGGTTCGGTTACTGCTGATAATCCACAAGTTTGGTCTTTAATGCTGAGATCAAAGCCAATCTCTTCATTGACACCGTTCGCGACAGGAAAAGTTTTTTTGCCCACTAAAGATGATGTAGTTAGAATTTGTAATAACACTGATAAAGCCTTTGCTACAAGCATTCCCAAACATCCTAAATCTAGAAGTCGGCCAAAGATGGTAGAAAAGCAGCTAAAAGAAATGAGAATAAAGTTAAGGAGCGTCTATTGTTCTCCTGGCCAGGTGCGTGCGCGCGGTCGTTATATTGACGAAAAAATAAACTGGACGGTTCAGTTATTAGGGGGAGCTATCGAATTGAAAGATATTTATCATTGAAAAATTCATTGTAAGAAATCTATTGGTTTGTTAAGTTGCTCATCTGATTTAAGCACATGAACCACCTGACCATCGCCCTCCATGCTTCCTCGGCGTCATCAAGTTTTGTCTCCACATGGGCCACTCGCGTATTCCGAAATTCATTAACCTCTTTCAATTCAGCATTCAGACTCTTCATCTCTGGGCCCCGGAGATTATCAGTGAAAAAGAAATTAATAAATGATATTAGCCTATTAACTTTTTTTGTCGTCACTACATCATTGGGTAGGCAATATCACAAACAACAACCCCAGGGTCAATCTCCCAACCCAAGACTTCATCAATCAAATCGAGAGCCAACTGCCATTTGGTCTTAAAAGAAGTGTTGGCCGGGACTCCAACTTTTTTCAGACGCTCCCCTCTGGCTCATCCGTCCATTCCTGCGGAAGGTAAAGCTGAAAATTCAAAGGCATACTAGCCTCATCCGTGGCCAAGTGCAACGATACCGCCACCTGGCAATTGGCCACCTTACCCAAAGTCCCCGAGTATTGACGGGCCACACCTACCGATTTGTCTCCTTTTTTGGGGAACCCGGTGTCGTCAACAATCCAAGCGCTTGCAGGGATCAGTTCCTTGGCCATTCTTTCAGCCAGCCTCCTCCTCACAGGCTTAAAATCCCAAGGACTCTGACCAATAAGTTGCTGCATGGCCTGCATGTTGCCATCCGGCATGCGGTCGGCCATAGGTTCGATAGATTTCCTCTCTCCATCGAGAAGAAGACCTCTCACATAAACGCCACCCCAGTGTCGGCGCTCGGCCCGACCAAGTGGCTCAAGAAGATCTTTGAGAAATTTCTCAAGCCGCTTTCGGCATTCACGTAACTGGTTCGCATCCATGTGCCCATGTCAATAAAATAAAAACTAAATGTCAATAACTTAACGAAGTAGTATTAGGCACGCGACTAATTCTTACTAGTCTCTCAACTATCTTAGATTATATTGATTATAGCTCAGCGCGTGCCTATGCGTCCGAAATGCAGGTTTTGTCTAATGTAAAAAAAAGTAGTTGAAATGTATAGCACAATATACTATAGTATATAGTATGATGGGCGGCAACTTGCGGATTTTCAAAACAAAGTGGTTCATGCGCTTTGCACGGGATGAAAGGATCATTGATGAGAGTCTGTGTCAAGCTATCGAGAGGGCAGAGCTTGGGATCGTAGACGCTGATTTAGGCGGCGGGGTTATCAAGCAACGGGTGGCGAGGCCAGGGCAGGGGCGCTCAAGGGGCTACAGGATGCTAATTGCCTACCATGCCGGAGATCGAGCGGTGTTCCTTTACGGCTTTGCAAAAAAGGAACGTGAGAACATCGGGGACGATGAACTAGCGACGCTAAGAGAAATTGCAGCGGCATGGTTGCAGGCGGATGAGGAAAGGCTCACGAACGCAATTTTAGAGGGAACTTTAGAGGAGACAATATGAAGACCAGAGACAAAAAGACGACCCGGCTGACGCAAGCATTGCTTGAAACAGCCGATGACATGAGACGGGCGGGGATTATGGATGAGGAGGCTTACCGCAAAATCACTATGCGTCATCTTGGTCCAGAGAACAAAGGCAGAAGCGAGCCTTTAAGCGGGGAAGACATCCGAGCCATGCGAGAACAGGCGCATATGAGCCAAGCGGTATTCGCACATTACCTAAACGTGTCGGTCAGCTATGTATCGCAGTTGGAACGAGGCGCCAAACGTCCCACCGGAGCGGCGCTGGCGCTTTTGAACGTAATCAAACGCAAGGGAATCGAGGCAATTCTTGATTGACATAAAAAAAAGGATTTAATGGGCTTTGCGCCGGAAGGAATCGAAATGCAACCTCAAAAATTGGGTCTTTAGGGCGCAATCTCAAAGAGGTTGCGCCCTTTATATTAACGCCGCTGAATTGCCTTCTCAGGATTGATCTAGTCTGCACCCCCAGCCAACCTAAAGACTTGGGCCGGCCTGTTTGATCTCCGGCGCCACCAAGGCGTCGAACATGGTAAAGTTGTCGATGAACATGCCGGCCAGTTTACGCGCCTGGGCATCATAGGCCGCCTGGTCCGCCCAGGTACGCCGCGGGTTCAAGACCTCCTCCGGCACGCCCGGACAGGTAGTAGGGATGGGCAGACCAAAGAATGGCTCAGCAATCGTCGGAATCTGATCCAGGACTCCCCCCAAGGCGGCATGGATGATGGCCCTCGTATAGGCGATCTCCATACGTTTACCGACCCCGTAAGGCCCCCCGCTCCATCCGGTATTAATCAACCAGACGGAAACCTTATGATGGTGAATTCTATCCTGCAAGAGATCGGCATAGACTGTGGGCGACAGGACCATGAAAGGAGCGCCGAAACACGTGCTGAAGGTGGCCGTGGGTTCGTTGATGCCTTTCTCGGTACCGGCTACCTTGGCAGTATAGCCGGAAAGAAAGTGATACACTGCCTGTTTTGGGGTGAGCTTGGCCACCGGCGGCAAGACTCCAAAGGCATCACAGGTGAGCATGATGATATTACGGGGATGGCCGCAGACCCCTTCCCGAGTGGCGTTGCTGATGTGGCTGATGGGATAGGAGGCCCGAGTGTTCTCGGTGAGAGAATCGTCATTGAGGTCTATCCTGGCGGTATTATTGTCAAAGCCGACATTCTCCAATATGGTGCCGAACCGGCGCGTGGTCTGGTAGATGTCAGGTTCGGCGGTGGGAGACAGGCGGATGACCTTGGCGTAACAGCCGCCCTCGATATTAAAGATGCCGTCCTTACTCCAGCCGTGCTCATCATCGCCAACCAGGGTGCGGGATGGATCCGCAGAGAGGGTCGTCTTACCGGTACCTGAGAGGCCGAAAAAAATGGCAGCGTCACCTTTGGCCCCGACATTGGCTGAACAATGCATCGAGAGAATTTTCTGCTGAGGCAAAAGATAATTTATGACGGTAAAAATGGATTTTTTGATCTCCCCGGCATACTGGGTGCCTCCGACCAGAACCAATTTTTTACCGAAATGAATGACAATGAAGACATCGGAGCGGGTGCCGTCAACTTCAGGAACGGCGTGAAAGTGAGGAGCACAGATCATGGTGAATTCCGGCACGTGATTGAGCAGCTCCTCTGGGGTGCCTTGTTTGAACATATTGCGGGCAAAGAGGCATTGCCAGGCCATTTCGGTAATCACCCGGATCGGAACGCGATACCGCCGGTCGGCACCGGCAAAACAATCCTGGACAAAAAGGTCCTTACCCTGCAGGTAGGCCAGGAGACGATGGTGCAGGGCAGAAAATTGTTCCGGGGACATAGACTTGTTCACCTGTCCCCACCAGATTTTATCTTCACTGGACGCTTCCCGGACGATGAACTTGTCATTGGGGGCACGGCCGGTATGTTCCCCCGTTCGTACCACCAAGGGACCTAAATGGGCCAGGCGGCCCTCACGCCGCCGGATGATCTCCTCATACAGCAATGGCGAGGCCAGATTCCAATAAACAAAGTTAACATTCTTGATGCCATGATTGTCCAATCCATAATGGCTGACTAACGGATTTTGAATATCCATGAACGGTCTCCGATCCATGCGATTAATCACGATTACTAGTCTTCACACTACACTGGATACAGGCGGTAAAACGAAAGTCCAAGTAAACGGCCACACCTGCTTTTATTTTTAGCACACCCGCTAGAAAAAATCACCTTTTCCTTCCTTCTTGCTTTTCTTTGACTGTAGTTACTTAGGCCATCGGGCTTAATAGGGAGCGTGAAAAAATTTTCATAATTTTTAAAGTTATCAGTACGAGGATTCGATAAGAACTTTTAAAGAGCATAACAAAATAGATCACTTAGTTCACAATATATCAGGAGGATGACATGATGCAGGAACTTGGGCGCAACATCCTGTTGAGCATCGATCAGGTGGCCAGGTTAACCGGCGTTAAGAAATCGACCTTGCGGTATTGGGAAAAAACCTTTCAGGACTTTTTATGCCCGAATCGCACCTATTCCAAAAGAAGAGAGTATAGCATAGATGAAGTAAATATCATTGAGACCATAAAGAAGCTCATCGAAGAAGAGCACCTGACGAACATGGGCGTTAAGTTGCGGTTAGGCGAAATAAACGGCAACGGCCCCTCATGTTGATTATGGCTCGACTACCGGTCATCCATCGACTCAAACCATTTCAAAGCGGAGTGGGGGGACATCCCTGTTAATATTAACGATATCACCAGGGAAAAACCTCTATCCATTAAACCGCGCCAATCCAACTACCCTGAACTAGTTTCCCACACTCCAGTCCTCTCACCATCCTGACGTTGCCAGAGTAAAGTCCGATGCTTATGATCATAGCAAGCTGCGGACTTCTATGGCTCTCTTTTTTTATTGAAATTTTGCTTCACCTCTGGGTCGGTTGGTTTATAATAGAAACTTCTGCAGTTTTTATAAACCTTCCCTTGACATCGTGCGGTAAGCGCGTCTTTTACAACCCGAAGAGATTAAGGATAATAACCGCCTTATGAAACTGCAAATAAAAAACGCCCTGTGGGTTATCCTAAGCAGCGTCACGGTATTAATGACCTGGCCGGGTTTGGCACCGGCAGAACAGACCAATGAAAGACCTGACATCGGAATTTTGCGAATCAGCATTCTCAACCTGACTGTCCATGGCAAACAGGAGGTGTCAGTAGTTCGGGAGGCCATGACTGTTCTCCTGCCCCAGTTGGCCGATTGTATCCAGGCTGAATATCAGCGGGTAAACAAAGTGCCGACAAGAATCGTTCTACGCCTTAATGTGGCCGGCTGCGGCAAGATCGTGTGGTGCAAGATAGTAGACCCGGTCCTGAAGACCCTGGATAATTGCGTCTGCAAGATCCTCCAGCAGATGCAACTGCCGGCAGGCGGTGAGGAGATCTCCCGGGTGACGGTTCTTTTGGGGGTGAAGATCGATCACCTGCTAACACCGTAAGTCAGGCACCCTGATTGCTGTTTTCCGGTGATGTTATCTCGCTGCTTCTCACGATTTTTTGCCTCAGTGCTGTTATTCAGATGTATGATCTCCGGGCAATAAAAACCGATAGGAAAAATTGGTCAGGAAATAATGTCGTTCTTATTGTTTGCGTTGGGCTGGACACCGGTAGTATTGTTGTCCATTCTGGCGATCTGCCTGAAACGTTCGGCCCTGGAGCTGGGCGTCTATGGTTTTGTCTATGTGGTGCTGTTAGCAGGGTTGATCTTTCAAACGCCAGCATCGGTGGTCTGGTGGGCTGCCTGGGATGGCTTTTTGACCACACTGCCTTTGCTGATAGTAGTTTTTTTGGGTATTCTTTTTTCCCAACTCCTCATCGCCACCGGTTCACTCAGACGCATTGTCGCCTGGCTGCTAGGTGGATTAGCGCGACCCCTACACCGTCAGATGTTGATCACCTTCGGGTTGGCGAATTTTTTTGAAGGAGCCAGCATTATTGCGGAACCCATGGTGGCGCCGATGCTCGTAGTTACCGAGGTCAAGCCGGCCGGGGCCGCAGCCCTGTCGATCATCGGTTATTCCGGTCTGATGAGCGTTGAAATGGCGGGAATTATCATAACGGTCCTGGCATTGGTTACCGGCCTGCCGTTTTATGACCTCGGGGTGGCGGCGGCCTGGATGTCAGTACCGGCAACCCTCCTGATGGCGCTATGCGTCCCATTTTTCTTGCCGGACGCACGAGAGGCCTGGCGACAGTTGCCGTTGATTTTGGCCTGTAGTCTGGCGGTGAGTTTGGCGACGTTGGCAGCCGCCGTCTGGCTCGGGGTGGCCATTGCCGGTATGGTCGGGGGACTGATCCTAATTGCGATATTGTTGCTGGGCGGAGGTACCTCACCAGACCGGGATCCGGCTATAATCAGAGATCTGGCCCCTTTTGCAGTGATCCTGGTCCCCCTGATCTTGGTCAACACTATTCCCTGGATGCAGGATTTAACTCTGCGACGGCTCATTTTTACCATCTCCCTGATTCCTATCCACCCCATTACCTTTACCCCTTTTTTCTCGGCCTACCTCTATCTCTTTTTAGCCCTGATGCTAACAGTGGTTTTGCTCCGGATGCCCCAAGAGGAGTTGCGGCAGTTAGTGACGGTAAGCTTTAATAAAGGCTGGCGAGCGCTGGCGGCGATGGGACTGTTTGGCTCCATGGGACAGATTATCGCCTATACCGGTTACGCCCCAGGTTTCGGACAGTTGCAGCAGCTTGACAACATCCCCTGGATCCTGGCGGCTGGATTAAAAACCTATACAGGCAGTTTGTATCCGTTGTTTGTACCTCTTTTAGGTTGGGTGGGGACATTTCTTACCGGCTACGGAGTAGCCTCGCTGATGTTGTTTGGAGAACTTCAGGTACAAGCAGCACCGCTGCTCGGGGTTTCAGCCACCATGCTGGCGGCCGGCCTGACAGTAGGGGCATCTATCGGTTCGATTTCCTCACCGTTGAAGATTGCCATCGCCACCGCCATGTGCGGGGCCATAGGACAGGAAGGTTCGATCTTACGGCTAACTATACCCTTAGGGGTTGGTGCTTCGCTCCTGATGGGTGTCGTACTGTGGATGGTGGGCTTAAGTGGCTATTGAGGGTATGGCAGAGAGTTGTGCCATTAATCGGATACCGGTTTGGTATTCTGTCGAACAGGAGAAACCCATGAATAGACTTCAGAGAGTACTCTTGACAGGAAAATGACCCTTGCTGGTGCGGAGTTTCAGAAGCCGGTAA is a window from the Desulfobacca acetoxidans DSM 11109 genome containing:
- a CDS encoding MerR family transcriptional regulator, whose product is MMQELGRNILLSIDQVARLTGVKKSTLRYWEKTFQDFLCPNRTYSKRREYSIDEVNIIETIKKLIEEEHLTNMGVKLRLGEINGNGPSC
- a CDS encoding AAA family ATPase codes for the protein MPFRGILLLGVPRTGKSYFTKALGNEVGWPVLSLDMGRVFGSLVGESEAKMPKVLKAVDAMAPCLLFIDEIEKGLAGVGGGAQQPYRVLGPYLQIIDQRLEADKESPKTAPYGETDF
- the tpiA gene encoding triose-phosphate isomerase, which codes for MRRPLIAGNWKMHLTLAESAALARTVRTDLKETAVAEVVLAPPFTALSVVAQELAGSPVQLAAQDVFWELQGAYTGAISPRMLQDVGCRYVIIGHSERRQYFGETDATVNRKIKAVLTVGLQPMMCIGETLAQREAEETLAVITSQLTGGLADLLPEEINRLVIAYEPVWAIGTGRTATPEQAQEVHSFIRQLLAKQVRPDIAYGLRLLYGGSVTPDNIKVLAQAPDIDGALVGGASLKADSFLKIAALGN
- a CDS encoding helix-turn-helix domain-containing protein — its product is MKTRDKKTTRLTQALLETADDMRRAGIMDEEAYRKITMRHLGPENKGRSEPLSGEDIRAMREQAHMSQAVFAHYLNVSVSYVSQLERGAKRPTGAALALLNVIKRKGIEAILD
- a CDS encoding MBL fold metallo-hydrolase, whose amino-acid sequence is MRLNEKQNISRKQLPGNNDYLAPEQDEIEVSLFGPGYGESVLLHIGYNQWVIVDSCIEPVSEFPAPISYLRRINVDPAIAVKQIIATHWHDDHVRGLAEAFKECKSAEFVCSVAQTTKEFFTLVAVYGARSMIESTGVKEFSEILEILRNRGTKNKFISPKFAVEGRCLWQRNTKPGDQSQPCAIYALSPSDASVLLAQIGLSKLIPQVGETKKRVPSLGPNHSSVVLLVTIGQDSILLGADLEETGNSNTGWMAIINSGTRPKEKASFFKIPHHGSVTADNPQVWSLMLRSKPISSLTPFATGKVFLPTKDDVVRICNNTDKAFATSIPKHPKSRSRPKMVEKQLKEMRIKLRSVYCSPGQVRARGRYIDEKINWTVQLLGGAIELKDIYH
- a CDS encoding type II toxin-antitoxin system RelE/ParE family toxin, encoding MRIFKTKWFMRFARDERIIDESLCQAIERAELGIVDADLGGGVIKQRVARPGQGRSRGYRMLIAYHAGDRAVFLYGFAKKERENIGDDELATLREIAAAWLQADEERLTNAILEGTLEETI
- the secG gene encoding preprotein translocase subunit SecG, yielding MTNIIVIVHIIVCLALIFIVLLQTGKGAGIGAAFGGASQTFFGSSGATPFLAKLTAAAAILFMVTSLALTFIGHQGGASVMKGAGVQPAAPTAPAPTQPAPPGK
- a CDS encoding IS701 family transposase; this encodes MDANQLRECRKRLEKFLKDLLEPLGRAERRHWGGVYVRGLLLDGERKSIEPMADRMPDGNMQAMQQLIGQSPWDFKPVRRRLAERMAKELIPASAWIVDDTGFPKKGDKSVGVARQYSGTLGKVANCQVAVSLHLATDEASMPLNFQLYLPQEWTDEPEGSV
- a CDS encoding phosphoenolpyruvate carboxykinase, which translates into the protein MDIQNPLVSHYGLDNHGIKNVNFVYWNLASPLLYEEIIRRREGRLAHLGPLVVRTGEHTGRAPNDKFIVREASSEDKIWWGQVNKSMSPEQFSALHHRLLAYLQGKDLFVQDCFAGADRRYRVPIRVITEMAWQCLFARNMFKQGTPEELLNHVPEFTMICAPHFHAVPEVDGTRSDVFIVIHFGKKLVLVGGTQYAGEIKKSIFTVINYLLPQQKILSMHCSANVGAKGDAAIFFGLSGTGKTTLSADPSRTLVGDDEHGWSKDGIFNIEGGCYAKVIRLSPTAEPDIYQTTRRFGTILENVGFDNNTARIDLNDDSLTENTRASYPISHISNATREGVCGHPRNIIMLTCDAFGVLPPVAKLTPKQAVYHFLSGYTAKVAGTEKGINEPTATFSTCFGAPFMVLSPTVYADLLQDRIHHHKVSVWLINTGWSGGPYGVGKRMEIAYTRAIIHAALGGVLDQIPTIAEPFFGLPIPTTCPGVPEEVLNPRRTWADQAAYDAQARKLAGMFIDNFTMFDALVAPEIKQAGPSL
- a CDS encoding L-lactate permease, translated to MSFLLFALGWTPVVLLSILAICLKRSALELGVYGFVYVVLLAGLIFQTPASVVWWAAWDGFLTTLPLLIVVFLGILFSQLLIATGSLRRIVAWLLGGLARPLHRQMLITFGLANFFEGASIIAEPMVAPMLVVTEVKPAGAAALSIIGYSGLMSVEMAGIIITVLALVTGLPFYDLGVAAAWMSVPATLLMALCVPFFLPDAREAWRQLPLILACSLAVSLATLAAAVWLGVAIAGMVGGLILIAILLLGGGTSPDRDPAIIRDLAPFAVILVPLILVNTIPWMQDLTLRRLIFTISLIPIHPITFTPFFSAYLYLFLALMLTVVLLRMPQEELRQLVTVSFNKGWRALAAMGLFGSMGQIIAYTGYAPGFGQLQQLDNIPWILAAGLKTYTGSLYPLFVPLLGWVGTFLTGYGVASLMLFGELQVQAAPLLGVSATMLAAGLTVGASIGSISSPLKIAIATAMCGAIGQEGSILRLTIPLGVGASLLMGVVLWMVGLSGY